One segment of Candidatus Omnitrophota bacterium DNA contains the following:
- a CDS encoding MlaD family protein: MDYFKPEVKAGIMIVICFTILFVLVFYVGGLHILEKRYPIKVRFNFTGGLDNSAPVRFAGVKVGEVKDIRLLNKEDANIELTLMLKPVARIHRDSQAYINTMGFMGEKYVELTPGSKDSPVLVPGDTIVGTDPIQMDELLKKGKKIADEIEVAAVSLQKFLNDADDLIVANREDVRKIIVNLKEATGHAKEFARIIEEDPWKIMWKGKKSKKDKTDEKGTKNEPRKKKSFFRKRGR, from the coding sequence ATGGATTATTTTAAACCGGAAGTTAAAGCAGGGATAATGATTGTTATTTGCTTCACCATCCTGTTTGTTTTAGTTTTCTATGTAGGCGGATTGCACATTCTGGAAAAAAGATATCCGATTAAGGTGCGATTCAATTTTACCGGCGGTTTAGATAACAGCGCGCCGGTCAGATTCGCCGGTGTTAAGGTGGGAGAGGTAAAGGATATCCGGCTTTTAAATAAGGAAGATGCCAATATAGAGCTTACCTTAATGCTCAAGCCGGTAGCGCGGATTCACAGGGATTCCCAGGCCTATATCAATACTATGGGTTTTATGGGCGAAAAATATGTTGAGCTTACACCGGGATCCAAAGATAGCCCGGTGCTTGTGCCGGGAGATACTATTGTCGGCACTGATCCGATCCAGATGGATGAATTGTTAAAGAAAGGTAAAAAGATAGCTGATGAAATAGAAGTAGCGGCAGTGAGCCTGCAGAAATTTCTTAATGATGCCGATGATTTAATAGTCGCTAACCGGGAAGATGTCCGGAAAATAATTGTTAATTTGAAAGAGGCTACCGGGCACGCCAAGGAATTTGCCAGGATCATCGAAGAAGACCCCTGGAAGATTATGTGGAAAGGGAAAAAAAGTAAAAAGGACAAAACCGACGAAAAAGGGACCAAGAACGAACCAAGAAAGAAGAAGTCGTTTTTCAGAAAAAGGGGACGGTGA
- a CDS encoding tetratricopeptide repeat protein has protein sequence MTTDFIKKMSAIFIIALLAFSWSNSYAGQDPKTSMYDALANGYSATVKRNKALAIEWFKKAASLARKARSWQGCIDSGYGLLALEQINEAELLFTKAFAFAERNRDWRGCVASGYAYSGLPIMLKKQQAVISAFEKAARFSKRDGDWRGLLEAGKGLFSIGRREPAVKYYNQAFQTAKKLESAEGLKNLAVTYRESGNPEKARECSRLAGASIAPPAGWQPAGETVAGPPQISPEIQKANRLSADKEIAQKIKWLIEQKKAEVKRKEKANVCLNYYYPYANYFSWRPTYGSWTVGWASYCLRNYYFSNGLWYWRTTCP, from the coding sequence ATGACTACTGACTTCATAAAAAAAATGTCTGCTATTTTTATAATTGCCCTGCTTGCCTTTTCCTGGTCAAACAGTTATGCCGGGCAAGATCCAAAAACCAGCATGTACGATGCATTAGCCAATGGTTATTCGGCTACCGTCAAAAGAAACAAGGCCCTGGCGATTGAATGGTTCAAAAAAGCAGCCAGTCTTGCCCGAAAAGCCAGAAGCTGGCAGGGCTGTATTGATAGCGGGTATGGCCTGTTGGCGTTAGAGCAAATCAACGAAGCCGAACTTTTATTTACCAAGGCATTTGCTTTTGCTGAAAGGAATAGGGATTGGCGGGGCTGCGTGGCCAGCGGTTACGCCTATAGCGGCCTTCCAATAATGCTAAAGAAACAACAAGCTGTGATCTCTGCTTTTGAAAAAGCGGCTCGTTTTTCCAAAAGAGACGGGGATTGGCGGGGATTATTAGAAGCAGGTAAAGGGCTTTTTAGCATAGGCCGGCGGGAACCAGCTGTTAAATATTACAACCAGGCTTTCCAGACAGCCAAAAAATTAGAAAGTGCCGAGGGGCTAAAGAACCTGGCTGTTACTTACCGGGAGTCAGGCAATCCTGAAAAAGCAAGGGAATGCAGCCGCCTTGCCGGCGCTTCAATCGCTCCTCCTGCCGGCTGGCAGCCGGCAGGCGAAACAGTAGCCGGGCCTCCCCAAATCAGTCCCGAGATCCAAAAGGCAAACCGGCTAAGCGCTGATAAAGAAATTGCTCAAAAAATAAAGTGGCTTATTGAACAGAAAAAAGCAGAGGTCAAAAGAAAGGAAAAAGCTAACGTCTGTCTTAACTATTACTACCCCTATGCCAATTATTTTTCCTGGCGGCCGACTTACGGCTCATGGACGGTAGGCTGGGCTTCATACTGTTTAAGAAACTATTACTTCAGCAACGGCCTCTGGTATTGGCGAACCACCTGCCCTTAA
- a CDS encoding NAD-binding protein has translation MKKKVINILLVLGGVILSGIMGYMLIERWTFIDAAYMTIITLTSVGFGEIHPLSTIGRVFTIFLILGGVGALFYGISVIAAFIIEGGLRDLLKRRTMDKLISNLNDHYIICGAKETGRFAVDEFVNTGNKFVIVEPDVKEIKKIDNLDKLSYLEEDPTKDEVLLRAGIKKAKGLVSALSTDKDNLFVVLSARELNPDLRIVAQAVEQESEPKLLKAGANCVVLPNFIGGLRMASEMIRPTVVSFLDVMVRGRDITLRVEEAGILPGSPFVGQTLGEVEVPKRTGLIVVAIKDSQNGRYCYNPGAAARIKQGDILIVLGSVEQLENLKNLIRG, from the coding sequence ATGAAAAAAAAGGTAATTAATATTTTGTTGGTATTAGGTGGAGTTATCCTCAGCGGTATCATGGGATATATGTTGATCGAGAGATGGACGTTTATCGATGCTGCCTATATGACGATAATAACCCTCACCTCGGTGGGTTTTGGAGAAATTCATCCTTTATCAACCATCGGCAGGGTCTTCACTATATTTTTGATATTAGGCGGTGTAGGAGCTTTGTTTTACGGGATAAGTGTTATAGCTGCATTTATTATTGAAGGGGGGCTCCGGGATCTATTAAAGAGGAGGACCATGGATAAACTAATCAGTAATTTGAACGACCATTATATAATATGCGGGGCAAAGGAAACAGGCAGGTTTGCGGTAGATGAATTCGTAAACACCGGAAACAAGTTTGTGATCGTGGAACCGGATGTTAAGGAAATTAAAAAAATAGATAATCTGGATAAGTTATCTTATTTAGAAGAAGATCCGACAAAAGATGAGGTACTGCTCAGAGCCGGGATTAAAAAAGCCAAAGGGTTGGTAAGCGCTTTATCTACCGACAAGGATAATTTGTTCGTAGTCCTTTCTGCCCGGGAGCTTAATCCTGACTTGCGCATTGTGGCCCAGGCGGTTGAGCAGGAATCAGAACCTAAGCTCCTCAAGGCAGGCGCAAATTGTGTTGTCCTGCCGAATTTTATCGGGGGTTTAAGGATGGCTTCGGAAATGATCAGGCCGACAGTAGTCAGCTTTTTAGATGTCATGGTCCGCGGGAGGGATATAACCTTAAGAGTAGAAGAAGCCGGGATTTTACCGGGTTCGCCGTTTGTCGGTCAGACCCTGGGAGAAGTAGAAGTGCCCAAAAGGACAGGATTGATAGTGGTGGCGATTAAAGATAGCCAGAACGGAAGGTATTGCTATAACCCCGGGGCTGCTGCCAGGATTAAGCAGGGAGATATTTTGATCGTTCTGGGCAGCGTTGAACAGCTTGAGAATTTGAAAAATTTAATAAGGGGATAA
- a CDS encoding CDP-alcohol phosphatidyltransferase family protein, protein MERKVNWANRVTLVRIFLVPVFVILVAYYRPGLEILKVAATIVFLTAILTDAIDGYLAKTKEQRTELGTFLDPAADKLLLISAFICLSLNHRFLIKLPLWVSIIVIGRDVVIVMGLAIVYMVTGSIKVEPDLLGKTTTFFQMMTVSAVLLNFNFSFLIWNITAFLTVASGINYITRENKRLAQRA, encoded by the coding sequence GTGGAAAGAAAAGTTAATTGGGCTAATCGAGTAACGCTGGTTAGGATTTTCTTGGTTCCTGTGTTTGTTATTTTAGTTGCTTATTACCGGCCAGGCCTTGAGATTCTGAAGGTTGCTGCGACGATTGTTTTTCTGACGGCTATCCTGACCGATGCAATAGACGGCTATCTTGCCAAAACAAAAGAACAAAGAACAGAATTAGGTACGTTTCTCGATCCAGCCGCTGATAAGCTTCTTTTAATTTCTGCCTTTATCTGTTTGTCATTGAATCACCGGTTTTTAATCAAGCTTCCTCTTTGGGTTTCTATCATAGTTATCGGCCGGGATGTAGTTATAGTAATGGGCCTGGCTATAGTTTATATGGTTACCGGGAGTATCAAGGTAGAGCCGGATCTTCTGGGAAAAACTACCACCTTTTTTCAGATGATGACAGTGTCGGCGGTTCTTTTAAATTTTAATTTTTCTTTTTTAATCTGGAACATAACCGCGTTTCTTACTGTAGCTTCAGGGATAAATTACATTACCAGAGAGAATAAACGGCTGGCCCAGAGGGCTTAA